From one Streptomyces sp. N50 genomic stretch:
- the solA gene encoding N-methyl-L-tryptophan oxidase, whose protein sequence is MSAPVTAGTAASPPNPAPPRPLNVAAERARTPGSFTGHHFNSAGAALLANGTVEAVIDHLRAESLSGGYEAAKHAAPALEAVYARTAELLGARLEEVALVESATAGWQRAVSALRLRPGDRVLAARSSYVSSALHLLSVERDHGVQVELLPNGPDGAVDLEALEAALRAGPAALVTAAHVPTSSGLVEPAAAIGALAGAHGVPYLLDATQSLGQLPVDMGAIGCDLLIGTGRKFLRGPRGTGLLAVRRPLLDRLAPEAPDVRGARWTAERSWELVPDAKRFELWEAAHALRLGLGAALTDLGTLGVDTVARHLATLATSLRERLSALPGVHITDPPAAGGAIVTFVVDGLDASEVQRQLTYRRVHLIAVPAGHGRWDMDHRGLTKVVRASVHVYNDEDDLDALVEAVREIVCLWGRGATSTMGRRDSGAEDAGPRDAEAGGSRSGDSGSKASKPGIDPATPAPSLSVPRATPTLTPTGAQGLAPSFAPAPSPSEPAPTPTAAAPATGPVPAATPHAPRPNSRCHDAIVVGLGVHGSAALRHLAARGLDVLGLEQFSLHHDLGSSHGATRMIRRAYPHPDWDGLVDTAYRAWAELEGASKAQLLDITGGLYAAPKDRPDPLRGPGCREVDTEEAARIFPGLRLPTGFTAVHDPRAGIIDARETLRAQLTLAERSGAHLHDHAPVLGWEPDGDEVVVRTGKAVLRTRRLVLCTGPWTAAQVPSLAPHLTVTRIVNAYFAADPAGPLGASDLGSFSVDLPQGLLYGFPAADGRGLKAGLDSGPPWDPQAPRPEATDAELALLAEAVAQVLPGAGPVTESLTCLYTMTADRRFIVGEVPGAPQVLVASACSGHGFKFGPAIGEALADLVCGIARPDLDFLSPARLFPGGTP, encoded by the coding sequence GTGAGCGCGCCCGTGACGGCCGGGACGGCCGCCTCGCCCCCGAACCCCGCGCCCCCGCGCCCCCTGAACGTCGCGGCCGAACGCGCCCGTACGCCCGGCTCGTTCACCGGCCACCACTTCAACTCGGCCGGTGCGGCCCTGCTCGCCAACGGCACCGTAGAGGCGGTCATCGACCACCTGCGCGCGGAGAGCCTGTCCGGCGGCTACGAGGCCGCGAAACACGCGGCTCCCGCCCTGGAGGCCGTCTACGCGCGTACCGCCGAACTCCTCGGCGCCCGGCTGGAGGAGGTCGCCCTCGTCGAGAGCGCGACGGCCGGCTGGCAGCGGGCCGTGTCGGCGCTCCGACTGCGGCCCGGCGACCGGGTGTTGGCCGCCCGCTCCAGTTACGTCAGCAGCGCGCTGCACCTGCTGTCGGTCGAACGCGACCACGGCGTCCAGGTGGAGCTGCTGCCCAACGGCCCTGACGGAGCGGTGGACTTGGAGGCCCTGGAGGCAGCGCTGCGGGCAGGACCGGCCGCGCTGGTGACGGCCGCGCATGTACCGACCTCCTCGGGGCTGGTCGAACCCGCCGCCGCGATAGGCGCGTTGGCCGGCGCCCATGGGGTGCCCTACCTGCTGGACGCGACCCAGTCGCTCGGCCAACTGCCGGTGGACATGGGCGCCATCGGCTGCGACCTGCTCATCGGAACCGGCCGCAAGTTCCTGCGCGGCCCACGCGGCACGGGCCTGCTCGCGGTACGCCGCCCCCTCCTGGACCGGCTCGCCCCCGAGGCGCCCGATGTCCGGGGCGCCCGCTGGACCGCCGAGCGCAGCTGGGAACTGGTCCCGGACGCCAAACGCTTCGAACTCTGGGAAGCCGCCCACGCGTTGCGCCTGGGCCTCGGCGCCGCCCTGACCGACCTCGGCACACTCGGCGTCGACACCGTCGCCCGCCACCTGGCCACCCTCGCCACCTCACTCCGGGAACGCCTCTCCGCACTGCCGGGCGTCCACATCACCGACCCACCCGCCGCGGGCGGCGCCATCGTCACCTTCGTGGTCGACGGCCTGGACGCCTCCGAGGTACAGCGCCAACTCACGTACCGCCGCGTCCACTTGATCGCGGTGCCCGCAGGCCACGGCCGCTGGGACATGGACCACCGGGGGCTGACCAAGGTGGTCCGGGCCTCGGTCCACGTCTACAACGACGAGGACGATCTGGACGCGCTGGTGGAGGCGGTACGGGAGATCGTCTGCCTGTGGGGGCGCGGGGCGACGTCGACCATGGGGCGGCGGGACTCGGGGGCGGAGGACGCGGGGCCGAGGGATGCGGAGGCGGGAGGTTCACGGTCAGGGGATTCAGGCTCGAAGGCCTCGAAGCCGGGGATCGATCCCGCAACGCCCGCGCCGTCGCTCTCGGTTCCTCGGGCCACGCCCACGCTGACGCCCACGGGCGCGCAGGGCCTGGCGCCGAGCTTCGCCCCCGCACCATCGCCCTCGGAACCTGCGCCCACGCCCACAGCCGCAGCCCCGGCGACCGGACCAGTCCCCGCCGCCACCCCGCACGCCCCACGCCCCAACTCCCGCTGCCACGACGCCATCGTGGTCGGCCTGGGCGTACACGGCAGCGCGGCCCTACGTCACCTGGCCGCGCGCGGACTCGACGTCCTCGGGCTCGAACAGTTCAGCCTGCACCACGACCTGGGTTCCTCTCACGGCGCGACCCGGATGATCCGCCGCGCCTACCCCCACCCCGACTGGGACGGCCTGGTCGACACCGCCTACCGGGCCTGGGCCGAGCTGGAGGGCGCCTCGAAGGCCCAACTGCTCGACATCACCGGCGGGTTGTACGCGGCACCGAAGGACCGGCCCGACCCCCTGCGCGGCCCCGGTTGCCGTGAAGTCGACACCGAGGAAGCGGCACGGATCTTCCCGGGACTGCGGCTGCCCACCGGTTTCACGGCCGTACACGACCCACGCGCCGGCATCATCGACGCGCGGGAGACACTGCGCGCCCAACTGACCCTCGCCGAGCGCTCGGGCGCGCACCTCCACGATCACGCCCCCGTCCTCGGCTGGGAACCGGACGGCGACGAGGTCGTGGTCCGCACCGGCAAGGCCGTCCTGCGCACCCGCCGCCTGGTGCTGTGCACCGGTCCCTGGACGGCAGCCCAAGTCCCTTCCCTCGCACCGCATCTGACGGTCACTCGTATCGTCAACGCCTACTTCGCCGCCGACCCGGCGGGACCCCTCGGCGCCTCCGACCTCGGCAGCTTCTCCGTCGACCTGCCGCAAGGCCTCCTGTACGGGTTCCCCGCGGCCGACGGCCGCGGCCTCAAGGCCGGGTTGGACAGCGGCCCTCCCTGGGACCCGCAGGCACCCCGCCCCGAAGCGACCGACGCCGAACTCGCCCTGCTCGCCGAGGCGGTGGCCCAAGTCCTGCCCGGTGCCGGGCCGGTGACCGAGAGCCTGACGTGTCTCTACACGATGACCGCCGACCGGCGTTTCATCGTCGGCGAAGTGCCGGGCGCACCGCAGGTGTTGGTGGCGTCGGCGTGTTCGGGGCACGGGTTCAAGTTCGGGCCGGCGATCGGCGAGGCGCTGGCCGACCTCGTGTGCGGAATCGCCCGTCCGGACCTGGACTTCCTCTCGCCGGCCCGGCTGTTCCCCGGTGGCACCCCGTGA
- a CDS encoding cyclase family protein: protein MNLDFAKAIDVSVPIHPGMLHWGRRPEVEIVESRTAGDPSNVSRWRIGAHTGTHIDAPAHFIDGGKTVDRLDLTALNGTARVLDLTHVKEQITAADLDAAGLGTEERVLLRTSNSEGVLRSPWKAREWVGLAPDGAERLIEAGVRTAGIDYLSIEAVAYTTHWETHQLLCAAEVLILEVVDLLHAPAGVYDMLSLPLPLQGAEAAPSRTVLLPRDAA from the coding sequence ATGAATCTGGACTTCGCGAAGGCGATCGACGTGTCCGTTCCCATCCATCCCGGCATGCTCCACTGGGGCCGCCGCCCCGAGGTGGAGATCGTCGAGTCGCGTACCGCCGGCGATCCCTCCAACGTCAGCCGCTGGCGTATCGGCGCCCACACCGGCACCCACATCGACGCCCCGGCCCACTTCATCGACGGCGGCAAGACGGTCGACAGGCTCGACCTGACCGCCCTCAACGGCACGGCTCGAGTACTGGACCTCACTCACGTGAAGGAGCAGATCACAGCCGCCGACCTCGACGCGGCCGGCCTCGGCACCGAGGAACGCGTACTGCTGCGCACCAGCAACTCCGAGGGCGTCCTGCGCAGCCCGTGGAAGGCCCGGGAGTGGGTCGGACTCGCCCCGGACGGAGCGGAACGCCTCATCGAGGCCGGGGTGCGCACCGCGGGCATCGACTATCTGAGCATCGAGGCCGTCGCCTACACCACCCACTGGGAGACCCACCAACTCCTGTGCGCCGCCGAGGTGTTGATCCTGGAGGTCGTCGACCTCCTCCACGCACCCGCCGGGGTCTACGACATGCTCTCCCTCCCCCTGCCCCTCCAGGGCGCCGAAGCCGCCCCCTCCCGCACCGTGCTCCTCCCGAGGGACGCGGCATGA
- a CDS encoding aldehyde dehydrogenase family protein has product MDPSIDIPHLPDCEPMLIGGEWTTGTATERIPVLDPATREQLTTVAQAGPAEVSAAVEAANTAHRDRRWRGLPPRQRRDILLRLADLVERDAEQLAVLDTLDNGKAIERARGDVELGLQAIRHFAGTPTRLEGTVHAAGPDRHVYSVREPVGVVAAVLPWNFPFMIAAWKLAPALAAGCTVVVKPAEQTPLTALRLAALCLEAGVPEGVVNILTGDGRTGAELVAHPGVAKVSFTGSTEVGRHIMAAAAPSLKRLTLELGGKSPNIVFADADLDAAVPNAVRAVFGHSGQMCTAGSRLLVERTIVKEFLDRLVPAVETLRIGPGLSGGINIGPLVSQEQYDRVTGYVELGRAEGAEVAVSGELPDGPGWFVPPTVFTEVSPDMRIAREEIFGPVATIMPFDSEEEAIALANDSEYGLAAGVWTGSLARAHRTAAALEAGTVWVNTYNEFDPAVAFGGMKQSGLGRDLGDAAVDGFTELKSVTIAL; this is encoded by the coding sequence GTGGACCCCAGTATCGACATCCCGCACCTGCCGGACTGCGAGCCCATGCTCATCGGCGGCGAGTGGACCACCGGCACCGCGACGGAACGCATCCCGGTGCTCGACCCCGCCACCCGCGAACAGCTCACCACGGTCGCGCAGGCGGGCCCCGCCGAGGTGTCGGCGGCGGTCGAGGCGGCCAACACCGCGCACCGCGACCGCCGTTGGCGCGGACTCCCACCCCGGCAACGCCGTGACATCCTCTTGCGCCTCGCCGACCTGGTGGAGCGCGACGCCGAGCAACTGGCCGTGCTGGACACGCTGGACAACGGCAAGGCCATCGAACGCGCCCGTGGCGATGTGGAGTTGGGGCTGCAGGCCATCCGGCACTTCGCGGGCACCCCGACCCGGCTGGAGGGCACCGTGCACGCGGCCGGCCCCGACCGGCATGTGTACAGCGTACGCGAACCGGTGGGTGTGGTGGCCGCCGTACTGCCGTGGAACTTCCCCTTCATGATCGCGGCCTGGAAGCTCGCCCCGGCCCTGGCCGCCGGTTGCACGGTCGTGGTCAAGCCAGCCGAGCAGACCCCGCTCACTGCGCTACGGCTGGCCGCGCTGTGCCTGGAGGCGGGCGTGCCTGAGGGCGTCGTCAACATCCTTACCGGTGACGGCCGTACGGGTGCCGAACTGGTCGCCCATCCCGGTGTCGCCAAGGTGTCCTTCACCGGGTCGACCGAGGTCGGGCGGCACATCATGGCCGCGGCGGCGCCGTCGTTGAAGCGGCTCACGCTCGAACTGGGCGGCAAGTCCCCCAACATCGTCTTCGCGGACGCCGATCTCGACGCGGCCGTACCGAACGCCGTCCGCGCGGTGTTCGGGCACTCCGGGCAGATGTGCACGGCGGGCAGCAGGCTGCTGGTGGAGCGCACGATCGTCAAGGAGTTCCTGGACCGGCTGGTGCCGGCGGTGGAGACGCTGCGGATCGGCCCGGGGTTGTCGGGCGGGATCAACATCGGTCCGCTGGTGTCGCAGGAGCAGTACGACCGCGTCACGGGTTACGTCGAACTCGGGCGCGCCGAGGGCGCCGAGGTGGCCGTGAGCGGTGAACTCCCGGACGGACCGGGCTGGTTCGTGCCGCCGACGGTGTTCACCGAGGTCAGCCCCGACATGCGGATCGCCCGGGAGGAGATCTTCGGGCCGGTCGCCACGATCATGCCCTTCGACAGCGAGGAGGAGGCGATCGCGCTGGCCAACGACAGCGAGTACGGGCTCGCCGCCGGTGTCTGGACCGGCAGTCTGGCCCGCGCGCATCGCACCGCCGCCGCGCTGGAGGCCGGGACCGTGTGGGTCAACACGTACAACGAGTTCGACCCCGCCGTGGCCTTCGGCGGGATGAAGCAGTCAGGCCTCGGCAGGGACCTCGGCGACGCCGCCGTCGACGGGTTCACCGAGCTCAAGAGCGTGACGATCGCCCTGTGA
- a CDS encoding creatininase family protein yields the protein MPMTNAIGPEERRAMSSVFVTGPSGRTVPTGLDVPELADQLGGSGSPVLWEELTWAEAESTAAAQDAVIIPVGATEQHGPHLPLAVDTRICEAVALGVSALTGVPVVPPLSFGVSASHGDFAGTVALRPETMIAVVEDVIDSLYASGVRQFVLLNGHIWNNGALDVSAEKLRVRHRDARVRALGYVTMYPGPEVDGHVTYGRALMHANFFETSVMLHLAPELVRMDRATSHVDVDSFWDYRMDQVSETGVWGRDVTDANSKHGEAEFDRCVLTTARAVSTAVREPWPDPTHRPGRQA from the coding sequence ATGCCGATGACGAACGCCATCGGTCCCGAGGAGAGGAGAGCCATGTCGTCCGTCTTCGTCACCGGTCCGTCCGGACGAACCGTCCCCACGGGCCTCGATGTCCCCGAACTGGCAGACCAGTTGGGCGGATCCGGATCGCCGGTGCTCTGGGAGGAGCTGACCTGGGCGGAGGCGGAGTCCACGGCCGCGGCCCAGGACGCCGTCATCATCCCCGTGGGCGCCACCGAGCAGCACGGCCCGCACCTCCCCCTCGCCGTGGACACCAGGATCTGCGAGGCGGTCGCCCTCGGCGTCTCCGCGCTGACCGGCGTGCCCGTCGTGCCGCCCCTGAGCTTCGGGGTGTCGGCGTCGCACGGCGACTTCGCCGGGACGGTGGCCCTGCGGCCGGAGACGATGATCGCCGTCGTCGAGGACGTCATCGACTCGCTCTACGCCTCCGGGGTACGCCAGTTCGTGCTGCTGAACGGGCACATCTGGAACAACGGCGCGCTCGACGTGTCGGCGGAGAAACTGAGAGTCCGTCATCGGGACGCGCGGGTAAGGGCGTTGGGGTACGTGACGATGTACCCGGGGCCCGAGGTCGACGGACATGTCACCTACGGCCGGGCGTTGATGCACGCCAACTTCTTCGAGACGTCCGTGATGCTGCACCTGGCGCCGGAACTGGTCCGGATGGACCGGGCCACCTCGCACGTCGACGTCGACTCGTTCTGGGACTACCGCATGGACCAGGTCAGCGAGACCGGGGTCTGGGGCCGGGACGTGACCGACGCCAACTCCAAGCACGGCGAGGCGGAGTTCGACCGCTGCGTCCTGACCACAGCCCGGGCGGTGTCCACGGCGGTCCGCGAACCGTGGCCCGACCCCACTCACCGTCCCGGACGCCAGGCGTGA
- a CDS encoding GntR family transcriptional regulator encodes MTPQTDESPLVDDIAARIRARIMNGELAIGKPLRQAALATEFGVSRTPVREALRQLQNGGLIEMQPNRGAVVRVPAPWEVRQAYEVRAELEGMAARRAASRITERGLAALREHNAVLCEAVARAEDEARGAGGLTTTAANDCFHTVICEAADNPWLTRMIDRINESFPRNVSSLALAGDERHRQLNIRQHEAVIEALAAHDADLADALMREHVISSGEHLTAWYERRSQTVFHG; translated from the coding sequence ATGACGCCTCAGACTGACGAGAGTCCCCTCGTCGACGACATCGCGGCCCGCATCCGCGCGCGGATCATGAACGGCGAGCTGGCGATCGGCAAACCGCTGCGCCAGGCCGCGCTGGCCACCGAGTTCGGGGTCAGCCGCACACCGGTGCGCGAGGCGCTGCGCCAGCTGCAGAACGGCGGGCTGATCGAGATGCAGCCGAACCGCGGCGCGGTGGTGCGGGTGCCAGCGCCCTGGGAGGTGCGGCAGGCCTACGAGGTGCGGGCCGAGCTGGAGGGCATGGCCGCCCGGCGCGCCGCTTCCCGGATCACCGAGCGCGGGCTCGCCGCGCTGCGCGAGCACAACGCGGTGCTCTGCGAGGCGGTGGCGCGGGCCGAGGACGAGGCGAGGGGCGCGGGCGGACTCACCACCACGGCCGCCAACGACTGTTTCCACACGGTCATCTGCGAAGCGGCCGACAATCCCTGGCTGACCCGGATGATCGACCGGATCAACGAGAGCTTCCCGCGCAACGTGTCCTCGCTCGCCCTCGCCGGCGACGAACGCCATCGCCAGCTGAACATCCGTCAGCACGAGGCGGTGATCGAGGCGTTGGCCGCGCACGACGCCGATCTTGCCGACGCGTTGATGCGCGAGCACGTCATCAGTTCCGGCGAGCATCTGACGGCCTGGTACGAGCGCCGTTCCCAGACCGTCTTCCACGGCTGA
- a CDS encoding amidohydrolase family protein, with the protein MIIDAYNTTQDVRGRSDYLTGARKGQAPPPYKPFEPRRILDRMDAAGVDMAMVCSLAQRIENDFIASLVASYPDRFFGFGQVLPQADDALDEIDRMADAGLVGLKLHPSLHGYHVADHGLLDPVFEACARRGLLVLINALDDAFCAPLAIEEIAKDHPQVPTIIAHMGAVWNVPEAIIVAERQPHVYLETSATLMSDVKRAYARLGPEKILMGSEWPGSDFDLERMKIAKAVEDEKDRALVEGGNMARLLGLTV; encoded by the coding sequence ACCGGCGCCCGCAAGGGCCAGGCCCCGCCGCCCTACAAACCCTTCGAGCCGCGCCGCATCCTCGACCGGATGGACGCGGCCGGGGTGGACATGGCGATGGTGTGCTCGCTCGCGCAGCGCATCGAGAACGACTTCATCGCCTCGCTGGTGGCCTCGTACCCGGACCGGTTCTTCGGCTTCGGGCAGGTGCTGCCGCAGGCCGACGACGCGCTGGACGAGATCGACCGGATGGCCGACGCGGGTCTGGTCGGGCTGAAGCTGCACCCGAGCCTGCACGGCTACCACGTCGCCGACCACGGCCTCCTCGACCCGGTCTTCGAGGCGTGCGCACGGCGCGGGCTGCTGGTGCTGATCAACGCTCTCGACGACGCGTTCTGCGCGCCGCTGGCCATCGAGGAGATCGCCAAGGACCACCCCCAAGTCCCCACGATCATCGCGCACATGGGGGCCGTGTGGAACGTGCCGGAGGCGATCATCGTCGCCGAGCGGCAGCCGCACGTGTACCTGGAGACATCGGCGACGCTGATGAGCGACGTGAAGCGGGCCTACGCACGGCTCGGGCCGGAGAAGATCCTGATGGGCAGCGAGTGGCCCGGCTCCGACTTCGACCTGGAACGCATGAAGATCGCGAAGGCGGTCGAGGACGAGAAGGACCGGGCACTGGTCGAGGGCGGCAACATGGCCCGGCTGCTGGGACTGACGGTATGA
- a CDS encoding cytidine deaminase, giving the protein MSATNVRPVSVPASMSEDDVELLATAQHLLAKVWQSGRHEVATALRTADGRVHTGVHVEGSCRRSSICAEGVAMGTARGALPAGAELNITSVVSVQIKPAGWFRIIAPCGVCRELISDYCPDATVWVTTVDGDEPVPLRALDLLPEKSRRRW; this is encoded by the coding sequence ATGAGCGCCACGAACGTGCGGCCCGTGTCCGTACCGGCGTCGATGAGCGAGGACGACGTCGAACTCCTCGCCACCGCACAGCACTTGCTGGCCAAGGTGTGGCAGTCGGGCCGCCACGAGGTCGCGACCGCGCTCCGCACCGCGGACGGGCGGGTCCACACCGGGGTCCACGTGGAGGGTTCCTGCCGGCGCAGTTCGATCTGTGCCGAGGGAGTCGCCATGGGCACCGCCCGGGGCGCCCTGCCCGCCGGTGCGGAGCTGAACATCACGTCCGTGGTGTCGGTGCAGATCAAGCCGGCGGGATGGTTCCGGATCATCGCGCCGTGCGGGGTGTGCCGCGAACTGATCAGCGACTACTGCCCGGACGCCACCGTGTGGGTCACCACGGTCGACGGGGACGAGCCCGTCCCGTTGCGCGCCCTGGACCTGCTGCCGGAGAAGAGCCGACGCCGATGGTGA